The segment TCCTTCAGGTCGCCTTGCCACTTACACAtgtatccctttcgcttgattttATCAATACGATGTCTTCATCCACTTTTTATGTTTTGCTTGGCCTCCACATGTTCAATTAGGATCACCATTTACTTCACCAAGTCTCTTTATCGTCTgtcaccaagcacccgcttagccccgataaCCCGTcatcgaccatcaagttgcatccaacacctgcacataatGAGACAattaaacacatatctccaactctagtTCCAATTAgaccataatcaatatgctcaaataaaatctcaaatcaatttaaatcacatcaaagcttatCCAAAACCGAATAtaatcaaaccaaataaatatcaatatcaatcgcTCATTACAAATAAACCTAGGCATATTTTAATCTGATTTCTCATAAATGTATAGTCATATAAATAGATAACACTATTTGGAGAGTAATAGCACGATAATTTCTAAGAAAAGTGTGTGTTGCGTACCAGTGTAtctaagtaaaaaaaataggaaaacatATATTTCCTTAATTCATCAAACTCTACCCCAGGTCAAATATCAACCAGCGCAACTTTGATTTTGCCCCGGCTGAAAGTACCAAAGTCCTGTTGAGCAGTAGCCATTCTCCATAGCGGACCGCCATGGAGCCCAAGCAGCGGCCCAGGGTCGCCAGCCCTGGCTCCGgctctttcttttttgagtAGGGCTCCGGCCTCTGTTGGAAGGTAGTTTATTTCCTAATGACATATACAAGTAAAAATCCAATGGCCATTTATTTCCTAATGACACGGCTTAATGATGGAGCTCCGTTTGCTGTCAAGATTAAAGGATAGATATATTCTCCCTCTTAGTGTGGGCCCTTGTCAATTTACCGTCAAGCTCCGTCAATACTAAGTTGCACAATAAAGTGTTTAGAGCATGGGCTTACATAAAAACCggtttatttatattttataccaCATTCCACATCGAATAGGATAGGTGCTTATAGGGAAAAAATGTACTTAAGTCTGCTTCAGGTGCTTAAAGTGTCGTAAGAGCATCTCTAACTGATTATCTAAATCTCACTCCCTATATCTTCATATAGAGAGCCTCTCTAAAAGATTCCCTCTCTATTTCTTTCCGTGCTCCAACCGACTTTCTAAATCTTACTCTCTAAATTTCACTCATCTATATTTCATTAGTATCGTATAAATaaattagttcatcatataagaaaaatattagtgaattttctcaaatttttggaaatttatttgagaccctaaaaattattagaagttataaaagtagtcttttttgagaatttaaaaagaacacatgcaatgatgaatATGAAAGATATACAATGAAATGTGCTGCATGATGCATATCAGTAGTGGATCCATCCTAACATCAAGCTAAAGGTATAAAACATACAAAGAAACAATAAAAGTTTACGATCTAAACATCATCAGAAAGTAACAGGAGTCCGAAGTCTTCAGACAAATCTCCGGACTCTTTGGATATTTCCGGAGTCTCCGTATAATTCTCTGGACTCCCCGGATTTTTTTTAAGTCTCCGCATAATTCTTCGGACTCTTTGGATTTTTCTGGAGTCTCCGCACAATTATTCATACTCTCCGGATTTTTTCGGAGTCTCTAGAGTTCTGCAGAATAATTGTTCGCAATGATTCATCAATCGAATTGACCTGCATGTTGAAATCTAAATCACATAATCATGCAATGGCACTAATGAATTGGTTCTAAATATAATACACTCACTCTACACCCTCAATTTACTAGCTATCTCATACAAACCTTCTTTCCATCTCTAATGCCTCAAGAACACGATATTATTTTGCTAATCTTCCATTGTTGTCCACAAATTCAACCAAAACCGAGCTAAAACTTACGATGCTATAAAGGAAACCTTATGGTACTTACCCAAAGTCCCTTTCCCAAGTTTGTGACCTTTGGTGAAGGAGAAATCGAAGGAAAAGCTCGGCGGAGAGGATGACTcagctgctgaaatttcagagaaAGGGAGGTGACGAATTTAAATTGAAAAACCTCCaaaccttcatgcatgtgagcaagaattagatggatggagagctagagagatGGGGGAATGTCATAGTGACATGTAAAACCTCGTTTCTTGCTCATTGGGTGAGATTTTGGGAAAAGAAAGGAGGGAGTGCTTGAAGGAGAAGAGAGTGATTGCTGCCTTTGCTCTGtccagctgagagagagagagagagagagagagagagagagagagagagagagagagagagagagagagagagagagagagagagagaggtgggagagaggagggggtgaggctgcagctgagagagagggagggggtgtgGACCAGTTCAAGGTGGGCCCCACTTGTAAGAGAGACAAGCTTAAAACTGCTACTAAACTTTTATAATGGCTGGTACAACGATTAACTTCTAAGCGAGACTTAAACTAACGAAAAGTCTAACGTttgttattttcaaaatacctaacaaaaatcaaaacatcAATTGAGATAGCGAGCAATCCAAAATGCTTAACAATAAACATGGTgattatgatgcttaatgatatgATTAAGGAATTAGGACGTGACACCCACAAGTCGGTTCACTTCTGTGAGGATCTGTGTGACCAGTTTGTCGCCAACTTCCAGAGGACCTATGCTCGACCTGGATTCGAGGACGACCTGTACCAAGTTAGGCAACGACAAGGTGAGTCGTTGCAAGACTTCATCCGACGTTTCACCGAGCACCGAAACACTATTCCAAGGATCACGAGTAAATTcatggtcatagcattcaagagaGGGGTTAGAGACTAAAAGATGACCGAGAAGCTAGCCACCAAGAAAATCCGAAGCACTATCGAGCTCTTCGATCGCGCAGACAAGTGCGCATAGGCCGCCGAGGTCTGAGAGCGTCAGATTGATGCCAGGTTGAGCAGACCTCTGACCAGCTCGCCTCCTCCAAAGGGGTCAgccggaaggagaaaaagaagaacaaacaaaaaaagggaCAGTCCGATGTCATGGCGGTCGAGCAGACCGGCCAACCGTGCTGGCGCTTCGAGAaaagggaggggaagaagggtcGTGGCTACTGTCCGATCCACCGCACAGATACCCATGACCTAACCGAGTGTAAGATTGTGTGGGGTATCATTGATAAGGAGCTTGAAGAGCGTAAATCCAGGCACGCCGAAGATGGTGAGGATAGGGCCAACTCTGACCAGTCGGCACTAAGGTACCAGCATGTTGATCATATGGTCCACCACATTTTTGAGGGCACCGTGACATATTTCTCGAACAGAGAATACAAGTTGGTGGTCCGAGAAGTGTGAGTGCCCACATCGGGCCCAAGTCCACGTCTAAAGTGGTCGGAGTTACCTCTTACCTTCAATCGAGCTGACCACCCCATGAGTCTCAAGCGACCTGATCGCTACCCTATTGTGATCGAACCCACCATTCAGAACATCTGATTGGGTCATGTACTGATCGAGACCTAGTCAATCCCTCGATAACGTATCTACTCTAACCAACTAGAATATGCCATATCGGTAGAAATAAAGTTCATTGAGAATAGGATGGCTctgtcaagtttttttttattcaatatCTAGGAGAATATTCTCAAAGATGATTATCCTATTCATATCCACGTTTAAACCAAATACTTCGAAAACTAAATATCCCTATCCTATATAGAGATATCCTGAACCATACACATCCTTAATTAACCTGAGCAAAGCACAGCAGAGAGGCGGAGAGGGTAACAGGTGGCCTTCAAAATACAGACAGGCTGCACCGGGCGCGGCGCAGTGAGTATGTATGTCCACTAGACATTATGGTGCACTTGTAAGCTTTGCAGATGCATGCAAGCCCGGCCTGGCTGCGATGATGACGAAGACCAAAGTGACGTCCAAGGAGACCCCTATCCCCGTATCTGTTCTTGTTGTGTGCAGAAGGATCTTCTTCGTTGCTCCATCATGCATAGGCATCAGATATGATCATCGGTATCCAAATCTGCAACAATGCACCGAGACTGAACATATGTTGTTCGCTGACTGACTCCCTCATCCTAATGAAAGCTGACGCAAACAATACCAACCATTAGCAAGAGATTCTGGATCTGTATGAGGATTGTTAGGAACAGATTATAAGCAGAGAAATGTTGCCATCCATGTTTAGCAAGAACACCACAGAAGGAGCCAAACAAGCTTGTATGAGCTCTCTGAATTTCAGCACATAAGCTAAAAATGAGAAGTACCTTGCTGTATGGCACTTTAAGGACTAAGATGGCCGTGTGGACTTTACCTTGCTCGGTACAACTTTAAAACACGACTTAGTTGTGAGCTTTTTGCATAGGTCCTGATGCGGTTCGAGTCGTAGAAGTTAATTCTATCACATGCATGTCGGAAAGTAAGGCTCGAATCAACCTATGGACGAATAGTATGAATTCCAAAAGGCTTAGAATGTTTGTGCCTTGCTTGAGATACCTTAACCATTTATGTGAGCATTCCATTGCCACCACCAGACCACAAAAACAAAAGCATCTAGAAAGCGTAAACCCCGCAAGTAAATGTGTCTTCTTTCTGCGTCGATTCCATTGTGCTGCTGCACATACGTCTTCAGCACTGATAGGCTGCCCAACTGGTGGTCTTTCTATAACATATCTACTCTACACCTTGGTTTTGCAGAGGCATAGAGTTGGATATATGTACGTTCGAGAACAGTGGCTGATTTTTCAGATGGCCATCTGTGAGTGATAGTCTGTTAATATTTTTATTCGCATTTGATTCGAGAGATATTTGAGCCAAGTTTCAATATATGGGGTGCATGCTGATCAGTTTTTATACAAAAAGAGGGACACTGTTGATGTGAAATCCACTCCGAACTAATTCCTTTCTTATATGTCAAACAAACGTACCTTTTGTGGGCCCCACGCGTGTAACATCCTGTGTTAAATTCTGGCTCAAGGAACCTACTCCTTTCGCATGGTCACATATCCCCTATTCCCCTCCCCACATATTTCTGTGTCATCGTTAATACATTTTGCTCTCAGAGCTGTGGCAATTCTTTAACAGGTGGACCTGGCTCGAGACTTCGTGTTAAAATCATAAAGAACCCgtctataatttttatttatcaGTGATTATTACCGGTGGTCATTCGTTATCCATTGGCTTAGGTGCTGTTCAGAACACAACAAAGGGGAACAGACATGTGCTATTGGAGGAACGGTACAAGGGCCCCCCAACGCCCCCGgcaccaccacgaagggctaaGGAAATCTAAGCTCCAAACCCGAGGACTGTGGAAGACAAACCCGAAAGCGCGAAACAGAGGATCTTGACCCCCTACCTTCCTGGGGCCTTCGAAGGATCATCAGAGCCCTCTCCACACCATTACTAGAGCAGAGGGAGCGGCCCCTGGAGAGATCCGGCCCCTGCCATTGTGGGGGAAGGACCCTCAAAGGCCAGGGGGTGCGCTACAGAGGGTGTGCAACCATCTCCCCACCCGGTGGCCCTCAGGCGAGGCGGCCCCACGGAGCGTCTTCCACCTACTATGAAGTGATCGCCAAACCGCCGAAGTGGTTGGAGGCTTGAACCGTTGCCTCAGACGGGACGGGCACGATTGCTGATGACAGCAAGGGCACTGTAGCGGTCACCACTACAGTTGAGTGACATTAGCAGGATAGTTGAAGGTTGATATGGGCTAAGGCCCGAATGTATATCACAGACCTATATCCCTATCCACCTTGTAGGGTATTTTTTACATGGATCCCCTGCATGGCCATATAAATATAGATCTGTGGCCACCGGCGCTAGGGATCCCAAGATTTTTCCGCAACTCATATATTCTCCGTCTCCACTtattctctaagcttgagttaTCCTCAGTGGTTTAGTTGTCGCTGCATTGGAAAGAATTTCTCTTCCATCGACAGGTGTTGTACTTGGAGGACGGGTGGGGACATGAAATACACGCTTGCAACACCGGCCCGCGAAGTAGCGCTCCAATGCACATCTCCCATATTTCAAGTCTACTCCAGTACAATGAGGttagtttcttaaaaaaaaaaccctactaGATCATGTTTCTTTCTAGTGAATTCTGAATAATACTTGAAATTCCTTCTCTATGGAACAATCTTCTTAAACAGCTTCCAActttcaactaaaaagttgtggAACTTTCAACTCGAAATAACTATATTTCTacataaaattatgaaacattCTACTTTAAATTACTTGAACGTTCTCCAATAAAAATACATAACCTTTTAGTTGAAACTATTGAACTTAGTggccgtttggtagagctctgattctgtgatgagagtgattctgtggtggaagtagagtgggagtgattctgtggtgaaagtgattctgtttgtaaaatcgtttggtatgctagtggtggaagtgattcttgAGAGAATATTGTGTTAAAATCGAGGAGAATTAGTCGAAAATCAGGTGAAAGttagttttttcagctcccacctcGCTATACAAAACGGGAAGTGATTCCCGCGCGAAATCACTCCCCGACCAGCCCGTTTGGCAACACTGGGAGCAATTCCAGCACAGAATCAGCTCCCAGAGCTCTACGAAACAAGGCCTTACTACACAAATTGTGGAACTCTAAATTATTTGAACTTTCTACTGAAAATGTGAGCTTTCTACTTGAAAAAAAGCCAAACTTTCAACTGATTTTAACTGCCAAATCGaaaaatcaactcaaaaaaaaaaaaaaaaccatggcCATGCATGTAGTAGCGTCCATGCATGTACGAGTATGTGTTGTCAGTGGCGAAAAGACAATTAGAGCTCTGATATTTCCATACCGAGCGAGGATTGTCACCGGCGGTGAAGATATGAATGTTCGTCGTTGGTAAGTTGCCTCACCGCGCGCCGGCGGCGAATGCAAAACAGTTGCATGGGTTCCGCACAACGCAAAGTATTAGCTTGTGTTGCAAACCCGTGCGGAGTTGGAAGATCGATGTGAAGCACGGCTGAGCCGAGCGCAACGTGACGAGATCCCTCGGCCGTGTGAAGTTCTTAATTTGGTATGGTATATGACGCAGAAACTTTGAACGTTAAGAACTTAAGATTGATCTATCTTGTTGCAGGCACGTGTCTGTGCAGTAATAGTTGCGTAGTTGCATGTTTTGCATGCACGTCTATTTGGTGCATGTTCAGGGGGATTGGTAGAGTAGAGTGAGTGTAGTTGTTTGTATAGATTTTCGTTTGTTTAGTGAATTGCTAAATCTCACATGAGTATCGCGTCCGGCCGGCTGCTATAGGCACGGAGTCTGCAGCTTACGCGGCAAGTCATGTAGGCCGCGACGGCCCGTGTGTTCGTCCGTCGTGCAAAGAGCCTATAAAAAGGGGCTGGATTGAGCCAGCATGTAATCTGTGCGAGAGCAAAGTTCATCTCTGGATAGATAGCGTGTATTTGATCCTGATTAAAAGCCAACAAAAATGTACAACGACGATGAGGAGCctcctccaccgaagcctgggCCGGCGAGGCCGATGCGGCAAGTGCAGCTCACCAAGCACCACAGCCCCGAGGCACCCCTGGCTCCCAATGACCAGAAGGTGCTGCTCGAGCTCAAGGGcgtctcctccgccgccttcagAGCACCCCTGGACCTTGTCACCGTCATTGACGTCAGCGGCAGCATGAAAGGGGAAAAGCTCGACAATGCGAAGAAAGCTCTCCGCTTCATCATCTCGAAGCTCACCGAGCACGACCGCCTCAGCATCGTCCAGTTCGACGACAATGCCACCCGCCTCTGTGGGTGTGGGCTGCGCTCCGTCACTGAGGCCGCACGGGCCGACCTTGAGAACCTCGTCGGCAGCATCCAGACCCCCAAGGGCTTAACCAACATCAAGGACGGACTCCAGACCGGCCTCAGAGTCATCACCGACCGCAAGTTCACAGCCGGCCGCGCCGCCAACATCATGCTAATGTCCGACGGCGCCCAGTCCGAAAAATACGGCGACGCCACGGTCTTCGATGATCCCGGCAACGTGCCCATCCACACCTTCGGCTTCGGCGCAGGCCATGAGCCCACCGTGCTGGAGGCGATTGCACGTAAGAGCCTGGGCGGGGTGTACATCTTCGAGCCCACCAACCTCTCCGAGACCTTCTCCAAGATCCTGGCCGGCCTCGTCACCATCATCGCCCAGGACCTCGAGCTCACCGTCACGCCGATCCAGGGCGAGGCCACCATTAAGAAGGTGCACGCCGGGACCTACCCGGGCTCGGGCACCCCCAGCGACGGATCCTCCCCCGTCACTGTCAGGTTCGGCACCCTCTACAGCGAAGAGGTGCGCAGGGTCACCATCGAACTCGCGCTCAGCGACCGCACCGCCTTGCGCCCTTACCGCGCCAACGTCGCCGAGGTCCATTACAGATTCACCATCCAGGGCCAGCAGGCCATGTTCACCTCCAACCCCGAGCGGATCATCATACACCGCAGAAAGAGTGCGCCCGACCCGGCCGACGCTCCGCCACAGGTGCAGACCCTCGTGGACGAGGTCCGGCGGCAGCAGGCGGACTCGATCAAGGAGGCGATGAAGGAGGCCGACGGCCACAACCTGAAAGAAGCGCAGAACATACTGCAGTTGGCGCTGAACAAATTGGTGGAAGTGAAGAAGAAACTGGTCGACCC is part of the Phragmites australis chromosome 12, lpPhrAust1.1, whole genome shotgun sequence genome and harbors:
- the LOC133887274 gene encoding uncharacterized protein LOC133887274 — translated: MYNDDEEPPPPKPGPARPMRQVQLTKHHSPEAPLAPNDQKVLLELKGVSSAAFRAPLDLVTVIDVSGSMKGEKLDNAKKALRFIISKLTEHDRLSIVQFDDNATRLCGCGLRSVTEAARADLENLVGSIQTPKGLTNIKDGLQTGLRVITDRKFTAGRAANIMLMSDGAQSEKYGDATVFDDPGNVPIHTFGFGAGHEPTVLEAIARKSLGGVYIFEPTNLSETFSKILAGLVTIIAQDLELTVTPIQGEATIKKVHAGTYPGSGTPSDGSSPVTVRFGTLYSEEVRRVTIELALSDRTALRPYRANVAEVHYRFTIQGQQAMFTSNPERIIIHRRKSAPDPADAPPQVQTLVDEVRRQQADSIKEAMKEADGHNLKEAQNILQLALNKLVEVKKKLVDPMLDMLQKELRKLLELFETEKIYREEGRPYAISSVVSHDLQRIGGVKDVGLYTTRRMRTYLKQAVDDKPPPSADYDVQEETEPEPGVLAGEKRPLSVALRLLTAVLSLLAFSIMASARTSGWAGDHYGRYEPYRYAVVVNVVVCFYSVAQAFIETRRLLLPRLRSTSCYCVTLFLDQVLAYLLISASSAAASQNRLWVSRFGKDRFDDKINVAVWFSFLAFLALSGDALISMANLFSRI